One genomic window of Mercenaria mercenaria strain notata chromosome 2, MADL_Memer_1, whole genome shotgun sequence includes the following:
- the LOC123564907 gene encoding uncharacterized protein LOC123564907 isoform X1, whose product MNYILLTTCLAVFVGHATGAYEVCNKETVDPAWNKCDETYFNASMTEMCKNVECLVKCKKDAVGDCDKREEFREHLFMYDPEKWKVYYRFICSNIESVMQQFDGGCVANNVCDAESIGNNFNPAEKDKQALCSSFEAIRKCVSMDPGGTCTAAGAKFNEDIRKLGYSVSICDNTDIKDLYTTYGGSYKCESTSAAAAVALG is encoded by the exons ATGAATTACATTTTGTTGACGACCTGTCTAG ctgTGTTTGTTGGGCACGCCACCGGAGCTTATGAGGTGTGTAACAAAGAAACAGTCGATCCGGCATGGAATAAGTGTGACGAAACCTATTTCAATGCTTCTATGACAGAAATGTGCAAAAA TGTTGAATGCTTGGTGAAATGCAAAAAGGATGCAGTGGGTGACTGCGACAAGCGCGAGGAATTTCGTGAACATCTTTTCATGTACGATCCGGAGAAGTGGAAGGTCTATTATAGGTTTATCTGCTCAAATATTGAGT CAGTAATGCAACAGTTTGACGGAGGCTGTGTAGCGAACAATGTCTGTGATGCTGAAAGCATTGGAAACAATTTCAATCCTGCGGAAAAAGACAAGCAAGCTTTGTGCAG TTCGTTTGAGGCTATTCGTAAATGTGTCAGTATGGATCCAGGGGGAACATGCACTGCCGCGGGggccaagtttaatgaagatatcAGGAAGCTAGGATATTCTGTTTCCATTTGTGACAACACAGACATCAAAGATTTATACACTACGTACGGTGGATCTTACAAGTGT GAGAGTACCTCAGCAGCAGCAGCGGTGGCACTGGGATAA
- the LOC123564907 gene encoding uncharacterized protein LOC123564907 isoform X2 produces the protein MNYILLTTCLAVFVGHATGAYEVCNKETVDPAWNKCDETYFNASMTEMCKNVECLVKCKKDAVGDCDKREEFREHLFMYDPEKWKVYYRFICSNIELMQQFDGGCVANNVCDAESIGNNFNPAEKDKQALCSSFEAIRKCVSMDPGGTCTAAGAKFNEDIRKLGYSVSICDNTDIKDLYTTYGGSYKCESTSAAAAVALG, from the exons ATGAATTACATTTTGTTGACGACCTGTCTAG ctgTGTTTGTTGGGCACGCCACCGGAGCTTATGAGGTGTGTAACAAAGAAACAGTCGATCCGGCATGGAATAAGTGTGACGAAACCTATTTCAATGCTTCTATGACAGAAATGTGCAAAAA TGTTGAATGCTTGGTGAAATGCAAAAAGGATGCAGTGGGTGACTGCGACAAGCGCGAGGAATTTCGTGAACATCTTTTCATGTACGATCCGGAGAAGTGGAAGGTCTATTATAGGTTTATCTGCTCAAATATTGAGT TAATGCAACAGTTTGACGGAGGCTGTGTAGCGAACAATGTCTGTGATGCTGAAAGCATTGGAAACAATTTCAATCCTGCGGAAAAAGACAAGCAAGCTTTGTGCAG TTCGTTTGAGGCTATTCGTAAATGTGTCAGTATGGATCCAGGGGGAACATGCACTGCCGCGGGggccaagtttaatgaagatatcAGGAAGCTAGGATATTCTGTTTCCATTTGTGACAACACAGACATCAAAGATTTATACACTACGTACGGTGGATCTTACAAGTGT GAGAGTACCTCAGCAGCAGCAGCGGTGGCACTGGGATAA